Proteins from one Telopea speciosissima isolate NSW1024214 ecotype Mountain lineage chromosome 1, Tspe_v1, whole genome shotgun sequence genomic window:
- the LOC122642839 gene encoding universal stress protein PHOS34-like isoform X1: protein MLSKQTPTESDRPAPTIQPSSPRFLPPSALTPTAGANRKIAIAVDLSDESAFAVNWAVQNYLRPGDAVILLHVRPTSVLYGADWGSIDLSVDTDEESQQKLESDFDAFTTTKATDLAQPLVDAQIPFKIHIVKDHDMKERLCLEVERLGLSAMIMGSRGFGASRRGSKGRLGSVSDYCVHHCVCPVVVVRYPEEKDGPAAGPDAAATSKATVEKEAELHPVPEEEQEYHDASDEQKESEGGD from the coding sequence ATGCTTTCGAAACAAACTCCGACGGAATCCGACCGTCCGGCACCCACCATCCAACCTTCGTCCCCGCGCTTCCTACCCCCTTCCGCTCTTACACCCACCGCTGGGGCCAATCGTAAGATTGCCATCGCTGTTGATCTTAGCGACGAAAGCGCATTCGCCGTCAATTGGGCTGTGCAGAACTACCTCCGCCCTGGCGACGCCGTGATCCTGCTTCACGTTCGTCCCACCAGCGTCCTCTATGGGGCTGACTGGGGTTCCATTGACCTCTCCGTCGATACTGATGAGGAATCCCAGCAGAAGCTCGAAAGCGACTTCGACGCCTTCACCACCACTAAAGCTACCGATCTGGCACAGCCTTTGGTGGACGCCCAGATTCCTTTCAAGATTCATATTGTCAAGGACCACGACATGAAGGAGCGGCTCTGCTTGGAGGTCGAGAGGTTGGGGTTGAGTGCTATGATCATGGGCAGCCGAGGGTTCGGCGCCTCTAGGCGCGGCAGCAAGGGAAGACTTGGTAGCGTTAGCGATTACTGCGTCCATCACTGTGTTTGCCCCGTTGTTGTCGTCAGATATCCTGAAGAGAAAGACGGACCTGCTGCTGGACCTGATGCTGCGGCGACCTCCAAGGCAACGGTCGAGAAGGAGGCCGAGCTGCACCCGGTGCCGGAGGAAGAGCAGGAGTATCACGATGCCTCGGACGAACAGAAAG
- the LOC122642839 gene encoding universal stress protein PHOS34-like isoform X2: MLSKQTPTESDRPAPTIQPSSPRFLPPSALTPTAGANRKIAIAVDLSDESAFAVNWAVQNYLRPGDAVILLHVRPTSVLYGADWGSIDLSVDTDEESQQKLESDFDAFTTTKATDLAQPLVDAQIPFKIHIVKDHDMKERLCLEVERLGLSAMIMGSRGFGASRRGSKGRLGSVSDYCVHHCVCPVVVVRYPEEKDGPAAGPDAAATSKATVEKEAELHPVPEEEQEYHDASDEQKEA; encoded by the coding sequence ATGCTTTCGAAACAAACTCCGACGGAATCCGACCGTCCGGCACCCACCATCCAACCTTCGTCCCCGCGCTTCCTACCCCCTTCCGCTCTTACACCCACCGCTGGGGCCAATCGTAAGATTGCCATCGCTGTTGATCTTAGCGACGAAAGCGCATTCGCCGTCAATTGGGCTGTGCAGAACTACCTCCGCCCTGGCGACGCCGTGATCCTGCTTCACGTTCGTCCCACCAGCGTCCTCTATGGGGCTGACTGGGGTTCCATTGACCTCTCCGTCGATACTGATGAGGAATCCCAGCAGAAGCTCGAAAGCGACTTCGACGCCTTCACCACCACTAAAGCTACCGATCTGGCACAGCCTTTGGTGGACGCCCAGATTCCTTTCAAGATTCATATTGTCAAGGACCACGACATGAAGGAGCGGCTCTGCTTGGAGGTCGAGAGGTTGGGGTTGAGTGCTATGATCATGGGCAGCCGAGGGTTCGGCGCCTCTAGGCGCGGCAGCAAGGGAAGACTTGGTAGCGTTAGCGATTACTGCGTCCATCACTGTGTTTGCCCCGTTGTTGTCGTCAGATATCCTGAAGAGAAAGACGGACCTGCTGCTGGACCTGATGCTGCGGCGACCTCCAAGGCAACGGTCGAGAAGGAGGCCGAGCTGCACCCGGTGCCGGAGGAAGAGCAGGAGTATCACGATGCCTCGGACGAACAGAAAG
- the LOC122649647 gene encoding uncharacterized protein LOC122649647: MVGDFNSYLSWTEKSGGKQYQHRDCNIFQQFISDCNLMDLGYQGPPYTWSNKRTGSDLIRVRLDRGFANASWIQDFPDYAVLNKAALGSDHSPLCIDTFGCIPKKARPFRFEDMWFTHPDCGKRLIEELSALQSQSNFSTFKEAEIIKELEKALHQNELFWKQKSKIDWLREGDRNSKFFHMMTMKRRHRNRILKLKYPDGQWTSSDDEVQQLLCNYFKDLYTADPINMQAISEVTQGIQPLITQEIMPSVKSQILRK; this comes from the exons ATGGTGGGCGATTTTAACTCATATCTTTCATGGACAGAGAAATCAGGAGGCAAGCAATATCAACACCGTGATTGTAATATTTTTCAACAATTTATTAGTGATTGCAATCTCATGGATTTGGGTTATCAGGGGCCCCCTTATACATGGAGTAATAAGAGGACTGGCTCTGATCTAATAAGGGTTCGCTTGGATAGAGGCTTTGCTAATGCTAGTTGGATCCAGGACTTTCCAGATTATGCAGTACTTAATAAAGCAGCACTTGGTTCAGATCATTCACCCCTGTGCATTGATACTTTTGGTTGTATCCCAAAAAAGGCGAGACCTTTTAGATTTGAAGATATGTGGTTCACTCATCCAGATTGTGGAAAG cGATTAATTGAAGAATTGTCTGCTCTTCAATCTCAATCTAATTTCTCCACTTTCAAGGAAGCTGAAATCATCAAGGAATTGGAGAAGGCACTTCATCAGAATGAATTATTCTGGaaacaaaaatccaaaattgattGGCTTAGGGAGGGAGATCGTAACTCCAAGTTCTTTCATATGATGACTATGAAACGCCGACATCGTAATAgaattctgaaattgaaatatccTGATGGACAGTGGACTTCTTCTGACGATGAGGTTCAACAGCTATTATGCAATTATTTTAAAGACTTATACACAGCTGATCCTATCAATATGCAGGCAATTTCAGAAGTTACTCAAGGGATACAACCTCTTATTACTCAAGAGATAATGCCCTCTGTCAAATCCCAGATATTGAGGAAGTGA